One Thalassotalea sediminis DNA segment encodes these proteins:
- the tyrA gene encoding bifunctional chorismate mutase/prephenate dehydrogenase produces MEKSDITAQLKLLRDQIDDVDSQLVELLAKRRAITSKVGALKSEVGMPIYAPDRERELLALRRQQAADAGLCPELIEDILRRLMRDSYSSQDASGYRCVNPSCRKVVVIGGAGQLGAVFVDLFSRSGYRVEILEHDDWARSNDILAEASLVIVSVPIRLTANIIQQLHQLPKDCVLADITSIKAAPLHEMMRVHSGPVVGLHPMFGPDVAGLIKQTIITCEGRQPEDYQWLLDQFAVWGAKIYPVTAQQHDQAMSMVQVMRHFSTIAYGYHLMTEGAEISQLVDMSSPIYRLELIMVGRLFAQDPILYTDIIFSNRDNIAMMKRFAYRFLELLEDVEMGDKDAFVTMFNQVSDWFGDYAETFLHESKAMLLKANELKKQ; encoded by the coding sequence ATGGAAAAATCAGATATAACAGCACAACTAAAATTACTGCGTGATCAAATAGATGACGTAGACAGCCAATTAGTTGAATTACTGGCGAAGCGCCGTGCGATTACTAGTAAAGTCGGGGCGTTAAAAAGTGAAGTAGGCATGCCAATTTACGCTCCTGATAGAGAGCGTGAGTTGTTGGCGTTAAGGCGTCAGCAAGCTGCTGATGCTGGCTTGTGCCCTGAACTCATTGAAGATATTTTGCGACGCTTAATGCGAGATTCTTATAGTAGTCAAGATGCTAGTGGCTATCGTTGCGTAAACCCTTCGTGTCGTAAAGTTGTCGTAATAGGCGGTGCAGGACAACTCGGTGCAGTCTTTGTAGATTTATTTTCGCGGTCAGGTTATCGAGTAGAAATTCTTGAACATGATGATTGGGCGAGAAGTAATGACATTCTTGCTGAAGCCAGTTTAGTGATCGTTTCTGTACCTATTAGGCTAACTGCGAATATCATACAACAACTTCACCAATTACCAAAAGATTGTGTTTTGGCAGACATAACAAGTATTAAAGCTGCGCCATTACATGAAATGATGCGAGTTCACAGTGGACCTGTTGTGGGTTTACATCCGATGTTTGGGCCAGACGTTGCCGGCCTTATTAAGCAAACGATTATCACCTGTGAAGGGCGTCAACCAGAGGACTATCAATGGTTGCTTGATCAGTTCGCTGTTTGGGGGGCAAAAATCTATCCTGTTACTGCCCAACAGCATGACCAAGCAATGTCGATGGTACAAGTGATGAGGCACTTTTCAACAATCGCTTATGGTTATCACTTAATGACAGAAGGTGCTGAAATTTCTCAATTGGTAGATATGAGCTCACCTATTTATCGATTGGAACTTATTATGGTCGGCAGGTTATTTGCGCAAGATCCAATACTATACACAGACATTATTTTTTCTAATCGAGACAATATTGCCATGATGAAGCGGTTTGCTTACCGTTTTCTTGAGTTGTTAGAAGATGTTGAGATGGGAGACAAAGATGCATTTGTTACCATGTTTAATCAAGTTTCTGATTGGTTTG
- the acs gene encoding acetate--CoA ligase: MQELKSRYPVLPSAEAHTHIDTDTYEKMYQQSIEQPDVFWAEQAKEFLDWYQPFDTVSKVDLKSGDIKWFEGGKLNVSYNCIDRHLPTKANDVAIIWEGDNPEEDLKVTYQELHDHVCRFANLLKARGVKKGDRVCIYMPMIPEVGYAMLACARIGAIHSVVFGGFSTESIRARIDDADCQVVITADESLRGGRVIPLKANVDAAIADCPSVHSVIVVERTGGDVAWNDTIDVKYQASVANLPAVCEPEVMDAEDPLFILYTSGSTGTPKGVLHTCGGYSLYTAMTHKYVFDYKEGEIYWCTADAGWITGHSYIFYGPLANGATTLVFEGVPTYPDAGRFWQVCEKHKVNIFYTAPTAIRALMSVGDDYVTKYDLSDLRLLGTVGEPINPEAWHWYYEVVGKSNCPIVDTWWQTETGGILITSLPGAVDMKPGAAGKPFFGVKPALFDKDGNTLTGENQGLLVMTGSWPGQLRSVYGNHERFIDTYLSQYPGNYFTGDGAKRDEDGFYWITGRVDDVLNVSGHRLGTAEIESALVLHPAVAEAAVVGYPHEVKGQGVYAYVTLMANATESPELNKELIEFVAKELGRFAKPDYIQWAPGLPKTRSGKIMRRILRKIAENEIDTLGDTSTLADPAVVDNLIENRIVHG; this comes from the coding sequence ATGCAAGAACTAAAGAGTCGTTATCCAGTATTACCGAGTGCCGAAGCACATACGCATATTGATACTGATACTTATGAAAAAATGTATCAACAATCAATTGAACAACCAGACGTATTTTGGGCAGAACAAGCGAAAGAATTTTTAGACTGGTATCAACCTTTTGATACGGTGAGTAAAGTTGATTTAAAATCAGGTGATATAAAGTGGTTTGAAGGCGGTAAGTTAAACGTTAGCTACAACTGTATTGATAGACATTTACCCACTAAAGCAAATGATGTTGCAATCATTTGGGAAGGTGATAATCCGGAAGAAGATCTTAAGGTTACCTATCAAGAATTACATGACCATGTGTGTCGCTTTGCCAATTTGTTAAAAGCACGTGGTGTAAAGAAGGGTGATCGTGTGTGTATTTACATGCCGATGATCCCTGAAGTTGGCTATGCAATGTTAGCTTGTGCCCGTATTGGCGCTATTCATTCAGTTGTCTTTGGTGGCTTTTCTACCGAATCTATTAGGGCACGTATTGATGATGCAGATTGCCAAGTGGTTATTACTGCCGATGAAAGTTTACGTGGCGGTCGTGTTATTCCTTTAAAAGCTAACGTTGACGCGGCTATCGCTGATTGTCCAAGTGTACATTCTGTTATTGTCGTCGAGCGCACAGGTGGAGATGTCGCCTGGAACGATACTATTGATGTTAAGTACCAAGCATCTGTTGCAAACCTACCTGCTGTATGTGAACCAGAAGTGATGGACGCAGAAGATCCATTATTCATCCTTTATACCTCTGGCTCTACTGGTACACCAAAAGGTGTGCTTCATACGTGTGGTGGTTATTCGCTTTATACTGCGATGACACACAAATATGTATTTGACTATAAAGAAGGTGAAATCTACTGGTGTACAGCTGATGCTGGTTGGATAACGGGCCATTCATACATTTTTTACGGGCCACTTGCTAATGGTGCTACAACATTGGTTTTTGAAGGGGTGCCTACTTATCCAGATGCAGGTAGATTTTGGCAAGTGTGCGAAAAGCATAAAGTAAATATCTTTTATACAGCACCGACGGCAATTCGCGCGTTAATGAGTGTTGGTGATGATTACGTTACTAAATACGACTTATCAGATTTACGCTTACTTGGTACGGTTGGTGAACCAATTAACCCAGAAGCTTGGCATTGGTATTATGAAGTCGTTGGTAAATCTAACTGTCCTATCGTTGATACTTGGTGGCAGACGGAAACAGGCGGTATTCTGATTACTTCTTTACCTGGAGCCGTTGATATGAAACCTGGTGCAGCGGGCAAACCATTCTTTGGTGTTAAACCTGCATTGTTCGATAAAGATGGCAACACATTAACGGGTGAAAACCAAGGCTTGTTAGTGATGACAGGCAGTTGGCCGGGTCAACTCCGTAGTGTTTATGGCAACCATGAACGCTTTATTGATACCTATTTAAGCCAATATCCTGGTAACTACTTTACTGGTGATGGTGCAAAACGTGATGAAGACGGCTTTTATTGGATCACAGGGCGTGTTGATGACGTACTTAATGTATCTGGACATCGCCTAGGTACTGCGGAAATTGAAAGTGCATTAGTATTGCATCCTGCAGTTGCAGAAGCTGCTGTTGTTGGTTACCCACACGAAGTGAAAGGCCAAGGCGTATATGCTTATGTTACATTAATGGCAAATGCTACAGAATCGCCAGAACTCAACAAAGAGCTAATTGAGTTTGTCGCAAAAGAGTTAGGTCGTTTTGCTAAACCTGATTATATTCAATGGGCGCCGGGCTTACCAAAAACGCGTTCAGGTAAAATTATGCGTCGTATTTTGCGTAAAATTGCCGAGAATGAAATTGACACATTAGGTGATACTTCAACGCTAGCAGATCCAGCGGTAGTTGATAATTTGATTGAAAATCGAATCGTTCATGGTTAA
- a CDS encoding TonB-dependent receptor codes for MNITTFTKSPIALALSAVLTASVSQVALAEQTSDAKTDNVEIIEVKGIKGSLVRAMNVKRDMSGVVDAISAEEMGKFPDTNLAESLQRITGVSVSRSNGEGSQITVRGFGPDFNLITLNGRQMPGTGNTRSYSLENLASDGVSALEVYKTARAENPSGGLGATVNIVTRKPLASPGERYSLSGKAIHDTSNEENSDVTPEFSALYSNTFLDDTLGVAFSFTHHERDFQKQLANIQGWQANVALPTNLDDDKVVDPRPLDDEGNRVGNHFFPRDMNYGIENLERDRTNGHVTIQYMPIESLIVSLDYIRTEATTGVNSIGWGLWNDYGGNINAYEIDENGTVVYADISGNDGSYTASRGTTDVEEESIGLNFDWQVTDTLNIVLDYHDSSSEIDNGGDDGLGSFGSLVLGSDQLRTKTYDYRNGDIPRAEIYWNNGTTELAPGEIDSHFSQFIHSPGKSEIEQVQLHGTWENDAFDIPLVQVKFGGAYTDQRMGGSHAWSGLIGGFLFNPSWPEMFPDGMFTKHSTNNFLDEFGSGGANLTPSYYYTFDFDEVVARSEAFLTNELLGGDDYFATTAYHDMGTLTEGSVQEETKSVYVQSQWEFDVADYPVQLNIGVRYEETDVTSNVLQPVPTTVWWKGGSEWHTQYLPGDANFLKQTGEHDVFLPMIDLKVELTDEIVARASWGKTITRAPLGDLAGGRSLSGSPKIGSRNGGEGNTNLQPFESTNFDLSLEYYYDEASYASVGYFRKDVENFIGSQIVSTTIDGFHDIYLGPRWNQAVANIEGRGEQATNDAIFAEIQANGSALNEQGYLTPSSEDPLITWDIRRPFNAPDTKTVDGFEIAFQHLFGETGFGLGINGTIVEGDVEFDVNSLEQQTPLTGLSDSANFQAFYEKNGLSIKATYAWRDEYLIGVGQNEGSSDNPPQFAKAFGQWDLSVNYDVDEQTTVFFEGININNETEQGYGRYEEQFLFARQYGPRYVVGFRYSFQ; via the coding sequence AAGAAATGGGTAAGTTTCCTGATACTAACCTTGCCGAATCATTACAGCGCATTACCGGGGTTTCTGTAAGCCGAAGTAACGGTGAGGGGAGCCAGATCACGGTGCGTGGTTTTGGTCCTGATTTCAACTTAATTACACTCAATGGACGTCAAATGCCTGGCACAGGTAATACACGTTCATACAGTTTAGAAAATCTTGCATCAGACGGTGTTTCTGCACTTGAGGTGTATAAGACTGCACGTGCAGAAAATCCAAGTGGTGGTTTAGGGGCAACTGTTAATATTGTTACTCGTAAACCGCTGGCAAGTCCTGGAGAGCGTTACAGTTTATCTGGTAAAGCAATTCACGATACTTCAAATGAAGAAAACAGTGATGTTACACCTGAGTTCTCTGCACTTTATTCAAATACCTTTTTAGACGATACCTTAGGTGTAGCGTTTTCTTTTACACATCATGAACGTGACTTTCAAAAACAACTGGCTAATATCCAAGGTTGGCAAGCAAACGTTGCATTACCAACAAATTTAGATGACGACAAAGTAGTTGATCCACGTCCATTAGATGATGAAGGTAATCGAGTGGGAAATCATTTTTTTCCTCGTGATATGAATTACGGTATCGAGAATTTAGAGAGAGATAGAACCAATGGCCACGTTACTATTCAGTATATGCCAATTGAATCACTTATCGTTTCACTTGACTATATTCGTACAGAAGCGACTACAGGTGTAAATTCTATTGGCTGGGGCTTATGGAACGACTACGGTGGTAATATCAATGCTTATGAAATTGATGAAAATGGTACCGTTGTTTATGCCGATATAAGTGGTAATGATGGCTCATACACTGCATCAAGAGGAACAACAGATGTAGAAGAGGAATCAATAGGGCTTAATTTTGACTGGCAAGTAACAGATACATTAAATATTGTACTTGATTATCACGACTCTTCTAGTGAAATTGATAACGGTGGTGATGACGGATTAGGCAGTTTTGGTTCTTTGGTACTGGGATCTGATCAGTTAAGAACGAAAACTTATGATTATCGCAACGGCGATATCCCGCGTGCAGAAATCTATTGGAATAATGGCACAACGGAACTAGCACCAGGAGAAATTGACTCTCATTTCAGTCAGTTTATTCATTCTCCAGGAAAGTCCGAAATAGAGCAGGTACAGTTACACGGTACGTGGGAAAATGATGCATTCGACATTCCACTTGTTCAAGTGAAGTTTGGTGGTGCCTATACAGATCAACGTATGGGTGGTTCTCACGCATGGAGCGGTTTAATTGGTGGCTTTTTGTTTAACCCATCATGGCCTGAAATGTTTCCAGACGGTATGTTCACTAAACACAGCACTAACAACTTCTTGGATGAATTTGGTAGTGGCGGGGCTAACTTGACACCGAGTTATTACTACACCTTTGATTTTGATGAAGTGGTTGCTCGTTCAGAAGCTTTTTTAACCAATGAGCTTTTAGGTGGTGACGATTATTTTGCTACAACGGCTTACCATGATATGGGGACATTAACTGAAGGCTCTGTACAAGAAGAAACAAAAAGTGTGTATGTACAATCGCAATGGGAATTTGACGTTGCTGATTACCCTGTACAATTAAACATTGGTGTGCGTTATGAAGAAACAGACGTGACCAGTAATGTGCTTCAGCCAGTGCCTACTACGGTATGGTGGAAAGGTGGCAGTGAGTGGCATACACAATATTTGCCGGGAGATGCTAACTTTCTTAAGCAAACTGGTGAACACGATGTGTTCCTTCCTATGATTGATTTAAAAGTAGAGCTTACTGATGAAATTGTTGCTCGCGCTTCTTGGGGGAAAACCATTACACGTGCACCATTAGGGGATTTAGCTGGCGGCAGAAGTTTGTCTGGTAGCCCTAAAATTGGTTCTCGAAATGGTGGTGAAGGTAATACCAACCTACAACCATTCGAATCTACCAATTTTGATCTGAGCTTAGAGTATTACTATGACGAAGCAAGTTATGCATCAGTTGGTTACTTTAGAAAAGATGTAGAAAACTTTATTGGTAGTCAAATCGTCTCTACAACCATTGATGGCTTTCACGATATTTATCTTGGCCCTCGCTGGAACCAAGCGGTAGCTAATATTGAAGGACGAGGTGAGCAAGCAACTAATGATGCAATATTTGCTGAAATACAGGCAAATGGATCAGCGTTAAATGAACAAGGTTATTTAACGCCTTCTTCGGAAGACCCATTAATTACTTGGGATATACGTCGACCATTTAACGCGCCTGATACTAAAACGGTTGATGGTTTTGAAATTGCGTTTCAACATTTGTTTGGAGAAACGGGTTTTGGTCTTGGTATTAATGGCACCATTGTTGAAGGTGACGTCGAATTCGATGTTAATAGCTTAGAACAACAAACACCACTAACGGGTCTTAGTGATTCGGCAAACTTCCAAGCCTTTTACGAAAAAAATGGTCTGTCAATTAAAGCAACTTACGCTTGGCGTGATGAATACTTGATTGGCGTAGGTCAAAACGAAGGGTCTTCAGATAACCCACCTCAGTTTGCTAAAGCGTTTGGACAATGGGATTTAAGCGTTAATTATGATGTTGATGAGCAAACAACGGTATTTTTTGAAGGTATAAATATCAATAACGAGACAGAACAGGGCTATGGCCGTTATGAAGAGCAGTTTCTTTTTGCTCGCCAGTACGGCCCTCGCTATGTTGTCGGTTTTAGATATAGCTTTCAATAG
- a CDS encoding sugar MFS transporter, which yields MSAKPATEQLPPKGANTYTFALCSLTTLFFMWGFITCLNDILIPYLKGAFELSYTQAMLIQFCFFSAYFIVSIPAGNLVAKIGYQKGIVTGLTVAAIGCLLFYPAAALEVYALFLIALFVLAAGITLLQVSANPFVSILGPTKTASSRLTMTQAFNSLGTTVAPFFGAYLIFSSVETSDATGASAVQLPYLLLAAILLLLAGVFAKLKLPKLGTVTHSAASYADAIKFSHLKLGAIAIFLYVGAEVAIGSFLVSYLHDPNIAGLTESEASRLIAYYWGGAMLGRFVGAIVMQHVSAGKVLAFNAAAAIVLLMLTIFSQGEIAKWSVLAIGLFNSIMFPTIFSLAISGLGQHASRGSGVLCLAIVGGAIVPLLQGVLADVVGLQLAFFLPLLCYIYIAFYGVKGSVPTHVEADKE from the coding sequence ATGTCTGCAAAGCCAGCGACTGAGCAGTTACCCCCTAAAGGAGCGAATACATATACTTTCGCACTTTGTTCGCTTACCACCTTATTTTTTATGTGGGGATTTATTACTTGTCTAAACGACATTTTAATTCCTTATCTTAAAGGCGCATTTGAACTGTCTTATACACAGGCAATGTTGATTCAGTTTTGCTTTTTTAGTGCTTACTTTATTGTTTCAATACCCGCAGGAAACTTAGTGGCAAAAATTGGTTATCAAAAAGGTATTGTTACTGGCTTAACTGTTGCGGCCATTGGTTGTTTGTTGTTTTATCCAGCAGCAGCTCTAGAGGTGTATGCGTTATTTTTAATTGCTTTGTTTGTATTAGCTGCAGGTATAACGTTACTGCAAGTGTCTGCAAACCCTTTTGTCAGCATATTAGGGCCAACTAAAACTGCTTCTTCGCGTCTGACGATGACGCAAGCTTTTAACTCTCTAGGTACGACAGTAGCGCCGTTTTTTGGCGCATATTTAATTTTTTCATCGGTAGAAACGTCGGATGCAACGGGCGCTTCCGCGGTTCAGCTACCTTATTTACTATTGGCAGCAATATTACTGTTGTTAGCTGGCGTATTTGCAAAATTAAAATTACCAAAATTAGGAACCGTAACGCACAGTGCGGCTTCCTATGCCGATGCAATTAAGTTTTCGCATCTTAAACTAGGTGCCATCGCCATCTTTTTATATGTAGGTGCTGAAGTTGCAATTGGTAGTTTCTTGGTCAGTTATTTACACGATCCAAATATTGCTGGTTTAACGGAATCAGAAGCATCTCGTTTAATCGCTTATTACTGGGGCGGCGCTATGTTAGGTCGTTTTGTCGGTGCCATTGTTATGCAACATGTGAGTGCGGGCAAAGTATTAGCCTTTAATGCTGCTGCTGCGATTGTGTTGTTAATGTTAACAATTTTCAGTCAAGGTGAAATAGCTAAATGGTCTGTACTCGCAATAGGACTCTTTAACTCTATTATGTTTCCAACCATTTTTAGTCTCGCTATAAGTGGTTTAGGACAACACGCAAGTCGAGGCTCTGGCGTGTTGTGCTTGGCAATTGTGGGTGGTGCGATAGTACCGCTATTGCAAGGTGTTTTGGCAGATGTTGTCGGTCTTCAACTTGCATTTTTCTTACCACTTCTCTGTTATATCTATATTGCTTTTTATGGGGTTAAAGGCTCAGTGCCAACCCACGTAGAAGCTGATAAGGAATAA
- a CDS encoding glycoside hydrolase family 3 protein, whose product MNMFLKSCLALSCASLLGACQQSENVAEQQLETMNKAAKIWPKISSDVKRDPAVEAKVAKMLATMTLEQKVAQMIQPEIRDISVEDMRRYGFGSYLNGGGSFPNNDKHSTPQDWIALAEKMYQASIDDSLDGSAIPTMWGTDAVHGHNNVIGATLFPHNIGLGAANNPALIEKVAQITATEVMVTGIDWVFAPTVATVRDDRWGRTYEGYSEDPEIVKQYANAIVKGLQGHAGEDFLGDDRVISTVKHFIGDGGTVGGDDQGDNIATEQALFDIHGQGYVGGLTAGAQSVMASFNSWHGKKLHGQKYLLTDVLKEQMGFDGFVVGDWNGHGQIAGCSNDNCPQAVNAGLDIYMVPTDAWKPLMENTIKQVKEGVIAQSRIDDAVRRILRVKYRAGLFDKPSPQNRLFSGKTELIGQASHRVVAQQAVRESLVLLKNKANILPLSPKQHILVAGDGADNIGKQSGGWTITWQGTNNTNEDFPGGSSIYDGFKAQVEQAGGTIELNTEGEFNTKPDVAVVVFGEEPYAEGHGDRANLDYQRGVKKDLALLKKLKAQNIPVVSLFISGRPMWVNAELNNSDAFVAVWLPGSEGKAIADVILTDAKGDIQHDFKGKLSFSWPKSADQLVNRGDKVYEPLLPYGFGLQYGDENVLADNLNEQTAKISVDQSQVNLFDGQVAKLWQLTLIDGDSAKIINSSTAALKHVSYRTIDRHVQEDAFTIVTNNAESAGIVLATTNGFREDLTAAQEAGNYLALAIRRNSEEVTEASVSLSCESIGDEKGSCSGVVPIDQALNRLPADAWQDVVIPLSCFTQQGVKFGEVVSPFAMTIKGSSSVSISSIQYRSAKQSDQPLACQ is encoded by the coding sequence ATGAACATGTTTTTAAAATCTTGTTTGGCATTATCTTGCGCGAGTTTATTAGGCGCTTGTCAACAGTCTGAAAATGTTGCAGAGCAGCAACTAGAGACAATGAATAAGGCTGCGAAAATTTGGCCTAAAATTAGCTCTGACGTAAAAAGAGACCCTGCTGTTGAAGCAAAAGTTGCCAAGATGCTAGCAACAATGACACTTGAACAGAAAGTCGCACAAATGATTCAGCCAGAAATCAGGGATATTAGTGTTGAGGATATGCGACGTTACGGATTTGGCTCGTATTTGAATGGTGGAGGCTCATTTCCAAATAATGACAAACATTCTACACCTCAAGACTGGATTGCACTTGCTGAAAAAATGTATCAAGCATCTATAGACGATAGCCTAGATGGTAGTGCAATCCCTACGATGTGGGGGACTGATGCGGTTCATGGGCATAATAACGTGATTGGCGCTACGTTATTTCCACATAACATCGGCCTTGGCGCCGCGAACAACCCAGCGTTAATTGAGAAAGTTGCTCAAATAACCGCAACGGAAGTGATGGTGACAGGTATTGATTGGGTATTTGCGCCTACCGTTGCAACTGTGCGCGATGATAGATGGGGAAGAACGTATGAGGGATACTCTGAAGATCCTGAAATTGTTAAGCAATATGCAAACGCGATTGTAAAAGGTCTTCAAGGACACGCCGGCGAAGATTTCTTAGGTGACGATCGTGTGATCAGTACAGTAAAACATTTTATTGGCGATGGTGGTACAGTAGGTGGTGATGATCAAGGTGATAATATTGCTACTGAACAAGCGCTATTCGATATACATGGTCAAGGGTATGTTGGTGGTCTTACAGCTGGTGCTCAATCAGTAATGGCATCCTTTAATAGTTGGCATGGTAAGAAGTTGCATGGTCAAAAATATCTATTAACAGATGTACTTAAAGAACAAATGGGCTTTGATGGTTTTGTGGTTGGTGACTGGAACGGACACGGTCAGATAGCCGGCTGTAGTAATGATAACTGTCCACAAGCTGTTAATGCTGGTTTAGATATTTACATGGTACCAACAGACGCTTGGAAGCCATTGATGGAAAATACCATTAAACAAGTAAAAGAAGGTGTGATTGCGCAATCAAGAATCGACGATGCAGTACGCCGAATTTTACGTGTTAAATATAGAGCAGGCTTATTTGATAAACCAAGTCCTCAGAACCGATTATTTTCAGGAAAAACTGAATTAATTGGCCAGGCGTCACATCGTGTGGTTGCACAACAAGCTGTACGAGAGTCATTAGTACTACTTAAGAACAAAGCTAATATTCTACCGTTGTCGCCAAAACAGCATATATTGGTTGCAGGAGATGGTGCGGACAATATAGGTAAGCAATCAGGTGGTTGGACAATTACGTGGCAAGGAACAAACAACACTAACGAAGACTTTCCTGGTGGCAGTTCTATTTATGACGGCTTTAAAGCACAAGTTGAACAAGCGGGTGGCACTATTGAACTGAATACTGAAGGTGAGTTCAACACAAAACCAGATGTTGCCGTTGTTGTTTTTGGTGAAGAACCTTACGCAGAAGGACATGGCGACCGTGCAAACTTAGATTATCAACGTGGTGTAAAAAAAGACTTAGCGTTGTTGAAAAAACTTAAAGCTCAGAATATCCCTGTTGTATCGTTGTTTATTAGCGGACGCCCTATGTGGGTTAATGCGGAACTTAACAATAGTGATGCCTTTGTGGCAGTTTGGTTGCCTGGCTCAGAAGGTAAAGCTATCGCTGATGTAATATTGACCGATGCCAAAGGCGATATACAGCATGACTTTAAAGGTAAGCTGTCTTTTTCTTGGCCAAAATCGGCAGATCAACTCGTTAACCGTGGTGATAAAGTTTATGAACCGTTATTACCTTATGGATTTGGTTTGCAATATGGTGATGAAAACGTGCTAGCCGACAACTTAAATGAACAGACTGCAAAAATAAGTGTCGATCAAAGCCAAGTTAACTTATTTGATGGACAGGTTGCTAAACTATGGCAATTAACCTTAATCGATGGCGATAGTGCTAAGATTATTAATTCGAGCACCGCAGCGCTTAAACATGTGTCATACCGTACGATAGACCGTCATGTGCAAGAAGATGCGTTTACAATCGTCACTAACAATGCGGAATCTGCAGGTATTGTATTAGCCACCACCAATGGTTTTCGTGAAGACCTAACCGCAGCTCAGGAAGCCGGGAACTATTTAGCACTTGCTATTCGACGCAACAGCGAAGAGGTGACTGAAGCAAGTGTGTCGTTAAGTTGTGAAAGTATCGGTGATGAAAAGGGCAGTTGTTCAGGTGTTGTTCCTATTGATCAGGCTCTTAATCGCTTACCCGCAGACGCTTGGCAAGATGTCGTTATTCCATTGTCATGTTTTACGCAGCAAGGGGTAAAATTTGGTGAAGTTGTTTCGCCATTTGCGATGACAATCAAGGGGTCGAGCAGTGTTTCAATTAGCTCGATTCAATACCGCTCTGCTAAACAGAGTGACCAACCCTTAGCTTGCCAATAA
- a CDS encoding 3-deoxy-7-phosphoheptulonate synthase, protein MSESNVSAISPKGSLNNIHVNAEEVLITPQQLRDELPLSKQGREFIINARQDIANIIHKKDHRFLVISGPCSIHDVEAAKAYAQQLKALHDQYKDTLYIVMRVYFEKPRTTVGWKGLINDPDMNGSFDVESGLRKARELLLYLTDLGLPLATEALDPISPQYLAELFSWSAIGARTTESQTHREMASGLSMPIGFKNGTNGSLDVAINAMQSAASSHRFMGINQEGQVALIKTSGNPDGHVILRGGKKPNYQADDIALCEQQLAKHALEPGIVVDCSHGNSNKDYRRQPIVAQDVVTQIVNGNKSIIGIMLESHLNEGNQSADLPKDQLKYGVSVTDACIDFTTTKALLGQSVEQLSSVLNARIL, encoded by the coding sequence ATGTCTGAATCAAATGTAAGTGCGATAAGCCCGAAAGGATCATTAAACAATATTCATGTCAATGCTGAAGAAGTGCTTATTACCCCGCAACAATTGCGTGATGAATTACCACTCTCGAAACAGGGTCGTGAATTTATAATCAATGCTAGGCAAGATATAGCTAATATCATCCATAAAAAAGATCACCGTTTTTTAGTGATTAGTGGCCCTTGTTCAATACATGATGTCGAGGCAGCTAAAGCGTACGCTCAACAATTAAAAGCACTACATGATCAATACAAAGACACACTCTATATTGTTATGCGCGTTTATTTTGAAAAGCCTAGAACAACGGTTGGCTGGAAAGGGCTGATTAATGATCCTGACATGAATGGTTCATTCGACGTTGAAAGTGGCTTAAGAAAAGCGCGCGAGCTATTGTTATACTTAACGGATTTGGGTTTACCTTTGGCGACCGAAGCGTTAGATCCGATCAGCCCTCAATACCTTGCGGAGCTTTTTAGTTGGTCAGCAATTGGTGCTAGAACAACTGAATCACAAACACATCGTGAAATGGCAAGTGGCTTATCAATGCCGATTGGCTTTAAAAATGGCACGAATGGTAGCCTTGATGTGGCGATAAATGCGATGCAATCTGCTGCATCTTCGCATCGTTTTATGGGAATTAACCAAGAAGGGCAAGTGGCATTAATTAAAACTTCAGGCAACCCAGATGGTCATGTCATTTTACGAGGGGGTAAAAAGCCCAATTACCAAGCAGATGATATTGCGCTTTGTGAACAACAACTTGCAAAGCATGCGTTAGAGCCGGGTATTGTTGTTGATTGTTCACACGGGAATTCGAATAAGGACTATCGTCGACAACCAATAGTTGCGCAAGATGTTGTTACTCAAATTGTAAATGGTAACAAATCTATTATTGGTATAATGCTTGAGAGTCACTTAAATGAAGGGAATCAAAGTGCTGATTTACCAAAAGATCAACTTAAGTATGGTGTTTCGGTCACCGACGCTTGCATTGACTTTACAACTACAAAAGCTTTACTAGGGCAAAGTGTGGAGCAATTGTCATCAGTGTTAAACGCAAGAATTTTGTAA